The DNA window aaaagaagaagaatgtgcTCTTCTTTTTTATTAGCAATCATCCATCATAGTTATTGTtgtgtaatagctttgagctatatgtgtagagaagaaattataccttatatttctttctctatttgtttctgtggtgtgtgagagctattgggtgtattgggttatttgggttgtgagattgccaacactttgtaaactcccatttggttgatagtggattattgggtgagctcctactgctccgaggacgtactccagttacactgactgttgaggaacctcgttaaaatcttggtgtcttttatattttgttcttgcattttcatttgataaatttcctgtgggttagcttgagttggttccaacgggtttggtgctatcctagcacaacaagagGCACCTTCATGTTTCTTAGCACTTTGAACTCTCCAAGTTCTCATGGATAATGCCTTGTAAACACATTTCAAATACATTTGTAGTGTATTTAATACAGGTTAGTCCTAAAAAGGACAAATGCCTTTCTACACTTACTCAAATACTTTTAGTGTCCACAATATAGCTCACTTCTTTTAAATTTGGACGACTGTACACATGAATGAATCATGTCCATATAACcttttaaaatatatgaaaagatACAAGATTAAACCACCACACTATTGTGGAGAAAAGCTTGATGCAATTCTTCAACGTTTTGTATTATTTCACTATTTGCACTACGTTAGAAGAATGAATAAGTGAAGTTTGATAGCATACCAATCCTAGCAATTCTTACAGTACATGAATTTGCATCAGCATGTCGAGACACCACCGTCCCCCGTAAATATGCTTTTATTCCGAAACTTCGCACTAACGCACACATAATTTTTCCCAAATTCCTATGGGAACATGTATATGGAATTGTCAAATGGTTGCATCCTTTCGCTAACCACCACTTGTGTTTTGAGTCACGACTCTTCATTAAGAGTCACTCAGATTTTGACGTATGCAAGTCTAACAATTGCATCCCCTCAGACAATCTTTGGTCTTTGATTTAAATGCCAAACTcttttatttgaaaaatacaATATTTCCAGATTCTGCAAACCAATTTTGCTGTGTCAAAATGGTTCATCCATTCTTGAACCAGAATTTGTTCATCCCTCCACTTGTAATCAAGAGGTCCCGTTGTCAAATGGTGAGACTTGTATAGAAGAATGTACTGGATTTTAATACCCAGATTTCCAATTGATAAGATTCCTATACAGAGTACGAATTTAATCACAAtaaaatgatcaaatttttaaagtttGCATTTTGTAACTCATAATTTAATATGAAAACGGTCGTGCCGCCATGCACCAAGTGAGAAAAGACATGTCCAATTTAATATGAACATATAGATTTGAGTTCAACAAACAAATATATCAAACACAAGAATTAACACATAATTGTCGTTCTTCGAAATAATATGTGATCGGAAAATATTGTCTACAGCCGAATCATGCACCAATTAATGTAGCAACCAAACCAAATAAATTTGACATGACTATATGGAAACAAAATCATAGTTTTTTTGCAAAGATTAGATACCATACCATTCTCTCACAAAATTAAACAAGAAGAAATTATGCCTCTAGGACCAAGCCTTATTATATCATGCATCatttaattctcaaacaaacatAACAATCAAATTgtaaacttgtcttaagattgttggaaaaatacggtctaattgctatattaaatcatatggaaaaacaagaaataattcatgcaattatatatcaaagtAATGCATGCACATAAGTAACTAATGTTAAACGAACATGacataatggattagaaaaacctgAAAATACGGTCGAGGCAAGTGTTAGACAATTTGTCCTTAAAACAAGTTTACGCCCTACTACGGTGCTCATGGTTGATCGGTGCATGTCTTCCAAGATACAACGACCACGTCTttgtaatagtagcactccaaaccacaaggctccatgaaccacgattgtgttgaaaactctctcatatGAACTCAATCAGACTctctaatatttaataaaagttCTTAAATGATTATAGGgggcttcctatttatagaatgtaCCTCTTTGGAAAGCATGTGAATATTCATGAAAAGTCAAAAGTTGCAACACTTCATTTAAGTAGACATATCTTTCTACCAAAAGACTCcacttctaatttccattcaattaataaatttaatataataatattgttattaaattttccaacaccACATTACATTGATTCTTTAGTAATTTTGTGGTGGTTTGAATTACAAAACTGTTTTTTTCTGTTCAATGCTTATTTTGTAGGACCTTTTGTAAATCtattaggaaaactaacaaaaagtccaaaaaagttttagttttaataaaaatgacaaataaaaaagtagtgaataatatcagaaaaagataaaaatatgatttttcgttaaaaatgaatagtatcaggattgtttcgttaaaactctcaaaTTTATTAAGAACTTTACTACTTTTTCGTAGAATTTTTCTGAGCTACTACGAAGGCAAACCGTGTTAAATGTACGTTTCATTAACAATGGTGataaaataaacaaagggcACGAATGTATTGACACCTTATGTATCCACGAAAAGGCGACACTTCTTCTTTAGTGTCTTCTTAAGTATATATACAATGAAATGGGAGGGCGATTAGACTAGGTGACATAATAGATCAGCTATTAACTATGTATTGTGCTCAAAGTTAATAGAAAATGTTATACGTCATCACCATTTATGTGAGATTTTACAATGAATTTGATCAACAACTTGCAGAAATTTTATACAATTTCCACCAACCAGCAATTTATATACCTTCAACATTCGTGCTTTAAACTTTGAAATTACTGcaatgtttattttgttttgtattatttttatgGGGTTTTGATTACTTTTTATTGTAGTTTATTTATGCAATTTTAACAAACATGAACAATGAGTACACTGAAAACTAACAAAAGGATGGAGAAAGAATTGACGACTAACTGGTGTGGGTTAGATCCCCACCGATTCTTCTCTCTCTAACAACTAATTATTTAACCCACTAACGCTATTGCTACACACAAAAAGAATGGAGAAAGAATTTACAAAGAGTAGATGTATTTTGTGTTAAAAGAAGTATATTGCTTTTGGATCTAAATTCATATACAAGTATGTTTGTCTAATCTGTACAAAATTGAATCCTACTGAACTGCATGATATTTTTCATGCCTAATGGTTGAATATGTTGAGAAGAGCGACTCTGGCTTTGATTAAACGCCTAAATAGTCCCTCGATTCCTTCTTCGATATCTTGAATTTTTGCCTCCAATTCTTGGAGAAAACATTGAACATTCTCGAGTTCGATTGTGTAATCAAATTTCCTTGACTTGTCACTAATAAGAGAGTTCAATGCAACATCCACCTTCTCAAGTTCATTTGTATCCTCAACTTCCTCGCAAGCTACTCTTTTGGGCTGCACCAACTTGGAGAACCAATGGTTGGACTTTGATTTCGATACAGCAATAAATGACAACAAGGTTTCAAACACAGCTATGGAGACTGCATTTGATTCTTTCAACATGTTGACCGCTGCTGGAGTAATCTCGTTGTTTTTGTCTGTGGACCTGCTTTCCTTGACCTTCAAGGCCTTGTTCATCGCCTTCTTGACATCCTTTCTAGAGGTCATGAAGCTCAAGTCATCTCCTCGTCTTCTGCGCATAATCGACTCAAGTTCATGTGTTCGTTCTTTTGTTTGCGACAAGGCATCCTTAATGATTCCACACTCAGCCAAGAGCCTCAAAGATCCATCTAGCAGTTCATTAATCCATTTGTCTCCACACTCTTGGGCCAAGGCTTGTTGAGAGAGTGGCAAAAGAAGAAACCTTTCGACGCACTCGAGCAAATCTTGAAACCCATTGAGTCTGTGGCTTATGGATGATGATGGTGAAGCCTTTAATCCTCATAACTGCTCATCGAATTCTAGAATGAAAGGGTGTGATCGTGAAGGCAAGCTGTTTGAGCGAGTGTGGTGGGCAGCCATTTTGTTAGGTTGGAAAAACAAGGCCTTTTACTTTGAAAGTTTAGTTCAAATGGGGCTTCAGTTTGCTTTCCTTACCTTCGGCATCTGCTCAATATATATTACAAACTTTAGGAGATGAGCAACACGTCCTACCCACAGCTGACCCAACTAAGTAGCAATGTGATTTCGATTTGGATCCTAAAACTATATGAGTGATGTTTATCAATGTCTCCCTACCACGAGATCGACAACCTATCACCAATTATACTTGTCCATCGCATATCTTGTGGATCACTCTGCAATATAAAATGTGGAAGAACATATTAAACAAATGGGTGGTGAGTTGGAGAATTGGTTGTAGGGAAACACAGCAAGGACATAACTGAGATATAATAAGGAAGAGATTCTTCATGTCTCCTACTATGATATTTGAGTAGTCAGTCATCATCATgttgtatatattaattattaagCAGATGCCACGCAATGAATGTAAATCACTAGCTAGACTGAATTGTACATTCAACTGCAAAGCCTTCTCTTCTCCAAATAGAAAAAAATGGCTGCGATGAAACTGAGTTGCCATGCGCGCTCAAATAACTTTCCCTCTACAAACCACGCTTTGGTTTCACAGTTTGATGAGCAGTTGTGCAGACTGATAAGACTTTTGAAACCGCCTTtttgtcatccacataaataaGCCAGAAACCAAATGGCCTTAAAGGTTTGGATAACTAAGACATGGCATAGCCGAGGATACCTTGATCCAAACAAAAGAATGCACACCAGAGATTTATTAATCATCCGTAGAATACAATCGATGATCGCATGGCAGACTCTGATTATTATGCTGGTTTTCGTTCTGCTTAGGGAACACTCCGATTCATCGAGTCTGCGACATAACATTATTTTACAATATGCAAGCACAATGCATGGTCATAAACAATAGATATTGCAGACTTGCCTGCTCCTCTTCCTGCAACCATAAAAATAAGATGAATATTGTAATCATATACATTGATCAGAATATTATAGTTTGTTGCCGCTAAGAAGGATGGTGCAGATGCTAATCGTGGACACATGGTCAATGCTAATCGTGTAATGGCATgtattttaatttgtaattattCAATTATTGTTCAATTTTAATAGTGTAATCTGAGATTAAATGAAGTATGATTCAGCTCATGAATTGGTATATTGGTGTGGCGAGAGACATTGCTTAGACATTGCCCGGGGAACAGTATATAGATCCAAATCGAAATCATGTTATGTCTCGCTGGTGACTGAAGTGGATGAGATTCCATTCCCCTTCCCTTAACCAACACTATATATCAAGCAGATGCAGATGGAAAGGAACACATCAATCTGAATTGTTCATTAACCAAAACTTTCAAGGTCTTCTATTCTCTCTTCTCacaacaaacaaagaagaaatgGCTTTCCACACTCGATCTAACAGCTTCCCCTGTAGGCGACACCTAATCATTCAAGAAATTGACGAACATTTGTGTAGATTAAGGTCTTCCGAGGGCACCtccacatcatcatcatcaatcaACCACAAACTAAGCGACCTTCAAGACTTGCATAATAGTGTGGAGAAGTTGCTTCAGTTGCCTCTCACCCAACAAGCCTTGGCATAAGAGCAGAACGAGAAATGCGCTAATGAACTTTTAAATAGCTCTCTCAGACTATTAGATATATGTGGCACTATCAAGGATGCCCTGTCACAAACCAAGGAATGCATATAGGATCTTCAATCGATCATAAGAAGGCGATGAGCTGAATTTGGAGCGCTCACAGGTGAGGTCAAGAAATACTTGAGCTCCAGGAAGATGGTGAAAAAGGCAATCCAAAAGGCAATGAAGAATCTCAAAGGTTCATCCCTCAACAAGGACAATAAGACCATTGCCATTGTTAGCAAGTTGAGAGATGTCGAGGCGATCACTCTCACATCTTTTGAATCATTGTTGTCCTTAATCACAGGGCCAAAATCCCAGCCACGAAGCTGGTCATTGGTCTCAAAGATGATGCAGTAAAAAATAGTTCCCTGTGAGGAAGAAACAGAAGCCAATGAATTTGCTATAGTGGATGATGCACTACACCGAAGTGCAGATAACTCGCAGAGCCAGCTTGAGAAGCTGGAGTCATGCATTCAAGATCAGGACGAAGGACTTGAGTGCCTATTTAGGCAACTCATCAAAACAAGAGTCTCCCTCCTCAACATCTTAAATCACTAGATGTTTAGGTTTTTACGATTTTGTACCTGAAAAACATACATACTTATATACAATCAAAATATACAAAATGATATACTCTTCCTCTCAAATTTCCACTTCTCCTTTTGCTCATTTCAATAGTTCTCTTTTCATAATATCCATTCGAAATTAGTGCAAAAAAGAACTTTGTTGTTCAATTACAAGATAAAAAGAATTAACTAAGAGGTAATTAATTTCACAGGAGTTACGAAAATGAATGATTGAGGGCACTTGGGATTCCACATTGTCTCACGAAGGATAATAATTACAGGTAATGGTTTAGAAATATTTATTTGGAAAATCTTCAAAATACATTTAAGTACTTAACTCATAAGCACGGTCGTGGTTAGGCTAATCTGGATTCACCGCCTCAAATTTGGATTACTTTCTTGATGGTGCATTACTTTCTGGAAAGTAAACCTAGGTCGGCTTCAAGGAGATACATAAGAAGCATTGAAGGAGCTGAAGAACAATGGACACTCAAATTATTCAACAAACATATTGCAAGCTTTCAAACAAAAGCTCTGCCTTTACTTGTTTCATCCCCTTTGCCTTACCAAAAGATCACTTGAAACCAAGACCTTAGAACTTTAGGATTATCTCCTTAGACGCTAAGATCAATTAGAATTTGCTCTGCTACCATCCTTTGCATAGTTTCGATTTACCAACCTTAAGATAAGTTAGTCCCTTTGGTTGAAACTCTTTACAAGGAAGCATCTTTAACCTAATCCGACGCCCTTGAAACCAATCTGATAAGAGTTTTATCGATTGTTTTAAGTTCATTTGTATATGTACTTTACTTGTTTTGTGATATTCAATATTATTAATATCAATTTCAATTTTGTACTTACTACTTTTGATACGTACTCtctataattttttgttgtgaATGACTAAAGTTGTGTGCTTAATGGCCTTCTTCCTACTTTGCTTGTTTGCTCACTTCCCTTGACATATATACATAGTAGTGATAGTTCTTAGACAAGTTTGTGCTGTTACTATGTTTGTATTGCTTTAATTCCAGATTCTCACGCTTGCAATCCTAGTAACTTTCTTTTTCTCGTCCCAATTGTATGATTTTATCCTTTATGTACTTTGTCATAATAATTGTTTTTCTATTTCTCTGGTGATGGGGAACCAAGGGCATGTTTACCAAAGGGGAATGAAATGGTGGAACCGGAATTGCACATATCCTCAACCATTCCAGTGTTTACCAAACCATCGGGAATCAAAATAATTATGGGACCCGCATAAATTCAGGAATTCAACTCCTGAAATGGCCAGAGTTTGATTCTCGAGTAGGAGGTATTTGGATTCCTGGAAATGGTTTTCATCAGGAATCTAACTTTTATACCGGTAATAGC is part of the Malus domestica chromosome 12, GDT2T_hap1 genome and encodes:
- the LOC103423505 gene encoding uncharacterized protein, which produces MRRRRGDDLSFMTSRKDVKKAMNKALKVKESRSTDKNNEITPAAVNMLKESNAVSIAVFETLLSFIAVSKSKSNHWFSKLVQPKRVACEEVEDTNELEKVDVALNSLISDKSRKFDYTIELENVQCFLQELEAKIQDIEEGIEGLFRRLIKARVALLNIFNH